The DNA segment tatatatattcatattcatatatataatatatgtatatatatataatatatatatatatatatatatatatatatatatatatatatatatatatatatatatatatatatatgtatatatatattcgtatatatatatatatatatatatatatatatatatatatatatatatatatatatatatacacacacatgtacatgtatatatagatatatatgtgtatatatacatatatgtacatatatatacatacatatatatatatatatatatatatatatatatatatatatatatatatatatatttatacatatatacatatatatttacatatatatatatatatatatatatatatatatatatatatatatatgtatatatatatatatatatatgtatatatatatatatatatatatatatatatatatatgaacatgtatacatatatatatattatatatatatatatatatatatatatatatatatatatatatatatatatcataaatataaatatatatatatatataatatataatatgtaatatataataaatatacacacatacacacacacacacacacacacacacacacacacacacacacacatatatatatatatatatatatatatatatatatataatatgtaatatatatacatgtatatatatagataaatacatatatatttatttatatatttatatatctatatagctatatttaCATTCCTagttatagatatgattatacggtggatagttatatatataatgctatagTAACAAGTGATATAACATCTGAACATacgataacacacacagacacacacacatctatctatccatctatacatctatatgtttgtgtatatacatacattcatatatatatatatatatatatatatatatatatatatatatatatatatatatatatatacataaatgtttatttgtatgtatgtacacgagCAGGTATctgtatagatggataaatagatacatacatatatgtacttatatgtatgtatgtacatatgtaaacaaacatgtatatgtataaatcgatagatagatgtgtgtatatatagatatatatgtgtgatagatagatagatgtattagaCCGGCAGCCCAGCGACATAGGGTTAGACGAACTAAATACCAATGTCCGAGCATATGGTTATTTTGTGGGTTACCTGGGTTGTTCAAAAATGCAAGTCTGCCGCGAACCCcttggtgggggtagggatgggaaccCCCATAACGGGCGAAAATATGGGTCTGGCATAGATGACCGAGGTACCACTTGAAATCACATCTAATGTTTACTTACCATCAAATCTCTATCAGCAGTACAAACGACAGACTTTTTTTGGGGTGGGAAGGTACTGGTCAAAATTAGTGCCAAATGAACATGTTTAGTGTACAAAGTCTAGAAAGGTTTACTCCAGAAAAGTCGGCTGGTGGACTATGGGCACCAGACGCCCCCAAATATGGACCCTCGACCCCCTGGGGCTCATCTAGGCTCGCCTAGATATTggaggtaccagctgcaatcagGTTTATATGGTGAATGACATCCTAGAGAAATTAAATTGACCTACTCCAGACGTGTTGATGTGTGGGTAGGCCCTACAGACCCCCAAACTGGACCCACTGCCCCATCTAGACTACCCTAGATATTGGAGGTTATGCCTTACCAGACCCCCAAATAGGACCCttgtccagtttttttttttatctataaacaagtcatccatacatgtatgtgtattagagAGAAAATTCAGGAACATTATCGAGTGAGCAGGCCCTACCAATACCCTGGATATGCAGCAAGAAATACTATACCCAGTACTCTTCGAATACAACTCTAATGCCTGGTGTACACATAGCTTCAACGAGCAAGGACCTTCCTTTAGACGAGCAGATGGAGTTTTTGATTACCCAAGAACACAACCATCTGATAAATGATTGCCATCATCAACAACTTGAAATAATTGAACTTTAAactaacaaatagaaaataaactgcAATGAAAACATCACTCTCACGACTGTAATGATTGCACAATTTAAAAACTTTGAACTAAAACtgacaaatagaataaaatcagTGAAAACATCACTCTCTGCACTACTGTAATGACTGCATAACTTAAAAcctttttttgcatatatatatatatatatatatatatatatatatatatatatatatatatatatatatatatatatatatatatatatatatatattagtgtgtgtggctACACCTAGTACTGGTTGACCCGCaatgatggtcaccatcttcagggtgtagccatagccatctccagcagagttcagccctcggtagtagaggttactccggtcgatgagcgtataatgacATTGAGACTGAAGCTTAAATTTAGctccatgtctcttattgctattACGCTGCTGTTGATGTGTAGGACAGTTGTccacggcgagatattcgtaaTTTTTGGGGTGATGTGTAccacatcgttggacgtggtacagagatgcgggtaatgcagccaaggagattgaccgtTAGCACTCGaaagatcctccagaactgcagggtgtataggagtaccGAGTTCTGTGATGCTGATcgtagattagttgtggctactccccgggtccacttcaaaactctccagcggtgtttcatttggacaggctgagggagggggagtatgcccgggggtttgctgaggcaatttctggtcgtttcacggCGCTCGACAACCTGGCGGACCCTGTAGTTCTGTGGGAGActttcaagcgcgaaacgctcgaagcagctcaagaatcaattggtgaacgctcaagagcaagacagaattttatctcgctgGAGACGCTGGAAGCTACAGATcctgtctgacaggggattgggatttgcatcGTTCTTAGGTGCGCAGGACTCGGTCACCGTTGAGAAGGGATAAGGTACAATTTATTAGAGTCTTGCAAAGGAGGTCGaatgccatttcttagtaaatgacattCATCCGGCCTACCAAACcccgagaaagctgaactccaagccctcttcacaagtgactgtagtccgctcagtaagtggccagattgtctcagatcctgttgcggtgccgGAGCGTTGggatgagtattttgagcagttgtaccaggttgatcgaccaacagttaacttgtatgccggtagtgtcgagattccattgccggacccacccatcagtgaggatccaccctccctaacagaAGTTAAGAGGGCGATTTCCAAACTGAGAAGTCgtgaagcagcgggtatctgcggcatcccagctgaactgttaaaggctggtggtgaacctatggcacggagggtacatgcagtcctggctgccatctggcagtctggtaccattccctctgaccttTTGAGcgatgtggtcatccctctctggaaggggaagggggaccaatagGACTGCTACAGCCACAGAGGCATCACATTAATCAGTATTCCAAGCAaggttctgagacgtatcagagacgaCCTGCTAAGgtaccagaggctggagcaatctgaattcactcctggtaagtccacaataaaccGTACCATGGCGCTTCAAGTcatgtagagcgccgccgtgagttcgggcgtgtattgggaatcactctgggagatccttagATTGTGAGAAATTCCAAGGATTatcggattaatagcaagcctgtatactggtactggaaGTGCTcccaatgatgatatatatattcacacacatacatatatatatatatatatatatatatatatatatatatatatatatatatatacatatacatatatatatatacatacatatatataaacgtatatgtacgtatatacatatatatgtgtatgtacatgtatatatatacatacatatctgtgtgtatatttgtatatatacacatgtatatacatatatatgaatgtatatatatatatatatatatatatatatatatatatatatacacacacacacacacacacacacacacacacacacacacacacacacacacacacacacatatatatatatatatatatatatatatatatatatatatatatatatatatatatatatgcatgtatgtatgtatatatacatacatatatatatatatatatatatatatatatatatatatatatatatatatatatatatatatatatttatatatatatacatatatacatatatatgtatatatatgcatatatacgcatgcatgtatatgtatatatatatatatatatatatatatatatatatatatatatatatataattgcatatatatatatatatatatatatatgtatatatatatataaatattatatatatatatatacatatatacatatatatatatatatatatatatatatatatatattataaatacacacatatacacatatatatatgtaatatatagatgggtatgtatgtatataatatatatatatatatatatatatatatatatatatatatatatatatatatatatatatatatacacttgcaaacatacacacagacactttaCTTtattaccatacatatatatatacatatatatatatatatatatatatatatatatatatatatatacatgtatatatatatatatatatatatatatatatacatatacatacatatatatatatatgtatatttatatatatattatatatattatatatatctatatatatatatatatatatatatatacgtgtgtgtgtgtgtgtgggtgggtgtgtgtatacatacagtatatacatatatacatatatagatagatagatatagatatatagatatacatgtgtgtctatatatatgtatatatatatatatatatttatattcatatatatgatatatatatatatatatatatatatatatatatatatacatatatatatatatacacatacatatatataaacgtatatgtacgtatatacatatatatgtgtatatacatgtatatatatacatacatatctgtgtgtatatatgtatatatacacatgtatatacatatatatgaatgtatatatatatatatatatatatatatatatatatatatatatatatatatatatatatatatacacacacacacacacacacacacacacacactcacaaatatatatatatatatatatatatatatatatatatatatatatatatatatatatatatatgcatgtatgtatgtatatatacatacatatatatatatatatatatatatatatatatatatatatatttatatatatatatgtatatatatatatatacatatatacatatatacatatatatgtatatatatgcatatatacgcatacatgtatatgtatatatatatatatatatatatatatatatatatatatatatatatatatatatatatatatgtatatatatatatatataaatattatatatatacacatataaatacatacatatatatatatatatatatatatatatatatatatatatatatatatatatatattataaatacacacatatacacatatatatgtaatatatagatgcgcgcgcgcgcgcgtgtgtgtatatatatatatatatatatatatatatatatatatacacacatatatatatatatatatatatatatatatatatatatatattcgcaaatatacacacagacactttactttattaccatatatgtatatgtatatgtatatatatatatatacatacatataaatatatatatatatatatatatatatatatacatatacatatacatataaatatatatatatatatatatatatatatatatacatatacatatacatatacatatatatatatatatatatatatatatatatatatatatatatatatatatatatatatatatatatatatacctgtgtgtgggggggtgtatacatacagtatatacatatatacatatatagataaatagagagatatagatatagatatatagatatacatgtgtgtctatatatatgtatatatatatatatatatatatatatatatatatatatatatatatatatatatatatatatatatatttatttatttatattcatatatatgtgtgtatatatatatatatatatatatatatatatatatatatatatatatatatatatatatatatatatatacatacacatgtatatatagatatatatgtgtatatatacatatatgtacatatatatatatttttggggggtCTGGCGgacccttcccacccccaaaaaagtctGTCGTTTGTACTGCTGATAGAGATTTGATGGTAAGTAAACATTAGATGTGATTTCAAGTGGTACCTCGGTCATCTATGCCAGACCCATATTTTCGCCCGTTATGGGGGTTCCCATCCCTAGCCCCGCCAAGGGGTTCGCGGCAGACTTGCATTTTTGAACAACCCAGGTAACCCACAAAATAACCCTATGCTCGGACATTGGTATCTAGTGCGTCTAACCCTATGTCGCTGGGCTGCCGGTCTATATGTTCAGTCTTATGACATTATAACATTTGATAAACAGCTTTATATTTAATCGAATGGACTATCGTCAAAGTATCCTTAAACGTGCTCCATCCACAGGACAGAAATCATGGTATTACAGCCATTATCCAAAGATCCACAGCTTATCCTCAGTCCTGCTCTTTACAGTATCTAAGACTGTGATATAAAGTATTTCTTATTACAAACGACTGAAGACAAGGACATCACAGTTTCCGAACTTAGTCTAataattatttccatatatatagcaAACTCAAGAGACATCGTACATATAGTATATAGTTATCTAATGACTTTTGATCACTAAAAAGTCTGCAGCATTCAGGCATAATACAAAGCATCATCTATCCCTAGCAGTATCTTTATGCGAGATAAAGGGAGGCGAAGAGGACAGAATTTGTATTGGTCAATGGAacaacctcttcccctcccccctccccctcccctctttcctttttcatgtaATGTCAATGCCTCGATATCTCAAAAATAGGATCTTTGTATTAGTTTTCCTTGATTTGGTTGTTAGTATAAAAGGAAATCTGCCTGGAATATTTACTTTATATCTTACCATAATTATAATCTCTATAGACTATAGACCCTTCGTTTACTCTACTATTTCTGCTACATTAGGTACCAGTGCCTAGTTGAGGTCCTATGCTTTGGACAGAGAATCGGCTGCAGAGTCGGCAATAGACTATGGTTTATATGGGCAAGATATTTTCTATATTAACAAACAGGCAAAATTCTCTGTATAGTCCGACCGCAAAAGACCGTGTTTAGTTTTTCCTTCACGGCACTTGTCACTCATTACAAAATTTGATGTGCTATATCACCGAAAATGCCTGTCGCGCAGtcatataaaaatgtttatatgattaattagaaagaaagaaaaaaatgttacaaaATCCGATCAACAACTTACCACAAGCATGAAATAGAGGACGAACTTCATGATGAATTTGCAAAAATCAGCGACTCTCTTGCCTGAGCTATGTGTTCCGGCGATGAAGCGGTGTTGACACTGGCACGTCTTCGCCAGCTGTGAACCCTTAAGTATCCACGCAGCGCAGGTAACCCAGAAGACGAACGCGCAAGCAACGCACTCACCTTCGGCCGGGGGAATCCCGTGGTTTTCCTATTGTGAATTGGTGCACTTTTAGcgtccttcttttcttcgtaATGATTAGAAAACAGTTTCATTAACAGCGTATGttttaaatgtattcatatacatacatacatacatatatatatatgtatatatatatatatatatatatatatatatatatatatatatatatatatatatatatatatatacacacatatatacatatatacatatatatatatatatatatatatatatatatatatatatatatatatatatatatatatatatatatatatatacatatatatatatatatatatatatatatatatatatatatatatatatatatatatatatatatgcatatatacatatatatatatatatatatatatatatatatatatatatatatatatatatagatatatatatatatatatatatatatatatatatatatatatatatatatatatgtatgtatatatgtatatatgtgtatatatattttatgtatatatattatatatatatatatatatatatatattgtatatatgtatatatatatatatatatatatatatatatatatatgtatgtatatatatatataaacaaacaaacaaacaaacacacacacacacatacaaacacatacaaacacacacacacatacgtatatatatatatatatatatatatatatatatatatatatatttatgtgtctgtgtatgtatgaatatatatatatatatatatatatatatatatatatatatattatatgtatatacatatatacttatatatgtatgtacatatatatatatatacttatacatatatatgtgtatatatatatatatatatatatatatatatatatatatatatatatatatatatgtatatgtgagtgtgtgtgtgtgtgtgtgtgtatgtgtgtgtgtgtgtgtgtgtgtatatatatatatatatatatatatatatatatatatatatatatatatatatatatatatatatatatatatatatatgcatttatatatatatatatatatatataatacacatatctatctatacatatatacatatatacatatatacatatatatatatatatatatatatatatatatatatatatatatatatatatatatatatatatatatatatatatatatatatatatatacatatgcatatatgtatataaatgtatatatatatatttatatatatatatatatatatatatatatatatatatatatatatatatatatatatatacccacacacacatagatatgtatgtatatatatacatatatatacatatatatatatatatatatatatatatatatatatatatatatatgtgtgtgtgtgtgtgtgtgtgtgtgtgtgtgtgtgtgtgtgtgcgtgtgtgtgtgtgtgtgtgtgtgtgtgtgtgtgtgtgtgtgtatatgtatatacatatctttatatatatatatatatatatatatatatatatatatatgtgtgtgtgtgtgtgtgtgtgtgtgtgtgtgtgtgtgtgtgtgtgtttgtgtgtgtgtatgtgtgtgtgtgtgtgtgtatgtgtgtggtgtttatgtgtgtatatatatgcatatgtatatatatatatatatatatatatatatatatatatatatatatatatatatatatatatatatatatatatatatatatatatatatatatatatattcagttatctacttatccatttatctatttacttatttacacataaacacatctcTAAACGCATCACCGCAGCCACGTAACCTTCACAAGTCACGGGAAGGACCTTTAACTGACGAGAACTTTCCCGGCGCCCACAAAATTTGCGTGTTATTTTCCGAGCCGTTGAAGCAGGTCCTCTTGGttagcgggcgggcgggcgtgcgggcgggcgggcggctctCCAGATGGGGGAGTTGGACCATTGTTTTGGGCCTCCTGTTATATcggaacgtaattttttttttcatgtgaaaTTGTGGTCGAGAATGAAATGCTGAAATGATAAGAACAtaagatgtgtttttttttcttctgtaatcCTTAATGCACTGTAACCATTTGAATGTAATTATTTAATCTCGCGTTTGTTCAAATGAAATAATAAGCTGTAGTCTATTAGCATAagcaaattaatgaataaaagataatcaaCGACTTTATAATAGTTGGGAAATATCTAAATTTCAGATTGAGCGAAAGAATAAGTAACTCAGATAATCTATTGATGCTCTCTTGTCCATGATAGATACTGTGGCGAGTCATCTTTATCCAGAAAtactgatatgtatgtgtgtgaatatatatatatatatatatatatatatatatatatatatatatatatatatatatacacatatatatacatatatatatacatacatatatatatatatatacatatgtatagaatatatatataaatgtatgtatatatatattttatatatatgtatatatatatatatatatatatatatatatatatatatatatatatatatatatatatatatatatatatatatatatatatatatatatatatatatatatatatatatatatatatatatacatatatatatatatatatatatatatatacatatttttatatatatatatgcatataatatatatatatatatatatatatatatatatatatatatatatatatatatatatatatatatatatatatatatatatatatatatatatatatatatatatatatatatatatatatatatatatatatatatatatatatatatatacatatatatatatatgtatgtatgtatgtgtgtatatgtatataaatgtacgtatgttaTCATGTGCCTTAACGAATTTGTATGCGATTCCTCAAGGTATTCTTCTGATTCACGAGTGTTGAGCTTTACCAGCATAAGGATTCATCAACTACAACATTCACAGCATTTTCATCTTGGAAATGGAGGCTTGTGGTTGTGTTTCCTTGGACAAAAGCAAGGTTACGAAACTTATAATTACAGAAGAACGTCATGCGATTAAGCAATAAGTAAATTATTCGGTGTATTTATAATCGCTTCCAGCTTtcgaactaaaaaaataataaaaaaacaattttatACACACGCTTActcacattgtgtgtgtatgtatatatgaatgcacatgtatatatgtatgtatatgtatatatatatatatatatatatatatatatatatatatatatatatatatatatatatatatatatatatatatatatatatgcattcacacacgcacaatttGATCTTCCCaccactttttccccttctcagCCTCCCCAACTGCAACACAAATCCTAACACTTGTCATCGAATGCCAAAACAACACTCAAGGTGTCTTTCGCAAATACTGAAGATAAACCATTCAGACGTCATAGCACATTTAAATCCAATTTCAAATCCGCCTTCATGTCAGTGGAATCTGAATGAGCGTTCAACTATTTCTGTGAATCAGTATGATTTCGTTTTTGTCATTTCCGGATTTTTTCTACACGTTTTAACTAGTATGAGAAAGAGTTTTGGCCTCGATAAGTATGTACACAACACAGGTTTTTAGAATGGCCgatagaatgaaaaatgaattaatgaagagagggagcgagagacaaagGCACAAGTAGACgcatacatccatacagacacactcacacacacacacacacacacacacacacacacacacacacatatatatatatagatagatagatagatagatagatagatatacatacatacatatatatatatatatatatatatatatatatatatatatatatatatatatatatatatatatatataagtctgagTCTCTTAGCTATAATCAGTGAATAGTATTAACAGTTTAATTAGATATTTCATTGCGTTTAAACAATGATTTTAAGTGATGACCAAGTAAAGGTGCTCtcccgttcgctctctctctctctctctctctctctttctatctatgtatctatctatatatgtgtttatatatttaagtatgtatgaatgaatatatatatatatatatatatatatatatatatatatatatacacacgcacacacacacacacacacacacacacacacacacacacacatacacacacacacacacac comes from the Penaeus vannamei isolate JL-2024 chromosome 8, ASM4276789v1, whole genome shotgun sequence genome and includes:
- the LOC113815774 gene encoding uncharacterized protein, yielding MTFFCNYKFRNLAFVQGNTTTSLHFQDENAVNVVVDESLCWRPKTMVQLPHLESRPPARTPARPLTKRTCFNGSENNTQILWAPGKFSSVKGECVACAFVFWVTCAAWILKGSQLAKTCQCQHRFIAGTHSSGKRVADFCKFIMKFVLYFMLVMVVVVQSRKPRQSPHCPPAGEIFCQSYEHQCRTDKDCRRRNEGDICCLRGCKTQCMERPGLKTCPDPSSYNINCITYRDQCQYDSECKRGQKCCLVAGCGRMCVPF